One Buteo buteo chromosome 5, bButBut1.hap1.1, whole genome shotgun sequence DNA window includes the following coding sequences:
- the C5H2orf80 gene encoding LOW QUALITY PROTEIN: uncharacterized protein C2orf80 homolog (The sequence of the model RefSeq protein was modified relative to this genomic sequence to represent the inferred CDS: inserted 1 base in 1 codon) — protein MERKRLKKEIEKLLGDYVGIRLRENEFDPRGQRQPTFLDDLVHYNLAFSVALLWLSDMDAQTALTREKMNFAAHNRYTYPNRIEREAMILSSYAGILMNSIPIEEIFEVYSMRPSAAHWQSSANDHWIQPFKLSLHPFAMLTAPKAAEYAWKQSIKYQTAAAYQKTNPRSASRAKKDSKQLDSLTRRKQQVDKEVSLMSWKVNSSNTQHAHGRHSWEPQKQNKKSLQRSLEQSQKQGMXKKQRHNKDPDFMYLT, from the exons ATGGAAAGAAAACGCCTGAAGAAAGAGATTGAAAAACTCCT gGGAGATTATGTTGGCATCAGACTACGAGAAAATGAATTTGATCCAAGAGGACAAAGGCAGCCCACCTTTCTAGATGACTTG GTCCATTACAACTTAGCCTTCAGTGTTGCATTGCTGTGGCTAAGTGACATGGATGCTCAGACTGCACTGACAAGAGAGAAAAT GAATTTTGCAGCTCACAACCGATACACGTATCCCAACCGAATTGAGAGAGAAGCTATGATATTATCTTCATATGCTGGAATATTAATG AACAGCATTCCTATCGAAGAGATCTTTGAGGTTTACAGCATGAGGCCCTCAGCCGCACActggcagagctctgcaaaT GACCACTGGATTCAACCTTTCAAGCTCTCCCTGCATCCATTTGCCATGCTGACTGCCCCTAAAGCTGCAGAGTATGCCTGGAAGCAAA GCATCAAGTaccagacagcagcagcatatCAAAAGACCAACCCACGTTCAGCAAGTAGAGCTAAAAAGGACAGCAAGCAACTGGACTCACTGACTAGACGGAAGCAACAGGTTGACAAA GAGGTGTCACTCATGAGCTGGAAAGTCAACTCCAGTAATACTCAACATGCACACGGAAGGCACTCTT GGGAGccacagaagcaaaacaagaaatcgCTCCAGAGAAGCCTGGAACAGAGTCAAAAGCAAGGAA CAAAGAAGCAAAGACATAACAAAGACCCAGACTTCATGTACCTCACTTAG